A genomic region of Miscanthus floridulus cultivar M001 chromosome 3, ASM1932011v1, whole genome shotgun sequence contains the following coding sequences:
- the LOC136542186 gene encoding uncharacterized protein isoform X1, with amino-acid sequence MALFALRFGPLLPAPPHRRPILRNRCQGRIVVSNAATPVRDGGTAAVVWFKHDLRIDDHPGLAAAVSEPRRPVVPLYVFDRRILAGYSDKMLELLLFALKDLKMALKSQDSDLLIGLGNAEDVVLKLVNEVQAGLIFTEEEVEYRMRDVLANVESSLSNGPFSWGSPPKIVAWSAPLYDYKNLAAVSTSHDEFLKKKIPLATPLAAATLPALNLELDTGPLPTLEELKCFLKDIAPEDNWAPLKSMSAISILKKTISQRKIKSNATLSTSNGENIEDITMDSGSSRKRIINSMFASENSLEVRGGTDITLDALSAYLKYLEGTGNASWQELHDKVRLAETRYGASFYILFGPAIQLGVISRRKAYMETIQYEKDRNAGFLSPFGYSTPTVTAAVDAICSMEWYWLLASKSQVCVEGKYPIRIWRWKGYLVQYTFLGNEGPAVLLVHGFGAFLEHFRDNIDKIADMGHRVWAITLVGFGKSEKPNVNYSELFWSELLRDFIVDIVREPVHLLGNSIGGYICAIAAGLWPSLAKSLVLLNSAGSVVPSYSFVPLSEVRQPIFCILFLIMLSYLHVLLKAQAYRGFITELRINVLS; translated from the exons ATGGCTCTGTTCGCGCTCCGTTTCGGGCCGCTTCTCCCAGCCCCGCCCCACCGCCGTCCGATCCTGCGCAACCGATGCCAGGGCCGGATCGTCGTCTCCAATGCCGCCACCCCCGTGAGGGACGGGGGCACGGCCGCGGTGGTGTGGTTTAAGCATGACCTCCGCATCGACGACCACCcgggcctcgccgccgccgtctcggAGCCGCGGCGCCCCGTTGTGCCGCTCTACGTCTTTGACCGACGCATCCTCGCCG GCTATTCAGATAAAATGCTGGAACTACTGCTATTTGCTCTGAAAGATCTTAAGATGGCGTTGAAATCTCAAGATTCTGATTTGCTCATAGGCCTGGGAAACGCTGAAGATGTCGTGCTGAAGCTTGTGAATGAG GTACAAGCAGGTCTCATTTTTACAGAAGAAGAAGTTGAATATAGAATGCGTGATGTTCTGGCGAATGTTGAATCATCTTTATCTAATGGGCCATTCTCATGGGGAAGCCCTCCCAAGATAGTGGCTTGGAGTGCCCCATTGTATGACTATAAG AATTTGGCAGCAGTATCGACATCACATGACgaatttttaaagaaaaaaatacCATTGGCCACACCTCTTGCTGCGGCAACTTTGCCTGCTCTAAATTTGGAGTTAGACACAG GTCCTCTACCCActctggaagaattaaaatgtTTCCTGAAAGACATAGCACCAGAGGATAATTGGGCTCCTCTCAAGAGCATGTCTGCAATATCTATTCTTAAAAAGACAATCAGTCAAAGGAAGATCAAAAGTAATGCTACATTAAGCACCAGCAATGGAGAAAACATAGAGGATATCACCATGGATTCTGGTTCATCAAGAAAGAGGATTATAAACTCAATGTTTGCATCAGAAAACTCACTGGAAGTTAGGGGTGGAACAGATATTACTTTGGATGCTTTGTCTGCTTACCTAAAATACCTGGAAGGCACAGGAAATGCTAGTTGGCAAGA GCTGCATGATAAAGTGCGCTTAGCTGAAACCAGATATGGTGCTTCATTCTACATCTTATTTGGTCCTGCAATTCAGCTTGGAGTCATATCTAGGAGGAAAGCTTACATGGAGACTATTCAATATGAAAAAGATCGCAATGCAGGTTTTCTATCACCATTTGGGTACTCAACACCTACAGTGACAGCAGCAGTTGATGCTATATGTTCGATGGAG TGGTATTGGCTCTTGGCATCAAAATCCCAAGTATGTGTCGAGGGGAAATATCCTATAAGAATTTGGAGATGGAAGGGTTATCTTGTACAG TACACCTTTCTTGGCAATGAAGGTCCAGCTGTTCTTCTTGTGCATGGTTTTGGAGCTTTCCTGGAGCATTTTCGTGACAATATAGACAAGATTGCTGATATGGGCCACCGAGTTTGGGCAATTACTCTTGTTGGCTTTGGTAAATCAGAGAAACCAAATGTCAACTATTCAGAACTTTTCTGGTCAGAACTACTGAGAGACTTTATTGTCGATATTGTGAGGGAGCCTGTTCATCTTCTTGGCAACTCTATTGGAG GTTATATCTGTGCTATTGCTGCTGGTTTATGGCCTTCTCTTGCAAAATCTCTGGTTCTTTTAAACTCAGCTGGTTCAGTTGTTCCAAGTTACTCCTTCGTCCCACTGAGTGAAGTAAGGCAACCGATCTTCTGTATCCTATTTTTAATTATGCTTTCTTATTTACATGTTTTACTGAAAGCTCAGGCATACCGTGGTTTTATTACAGAGCTAAGAATCAATGTTTTATCATAG
- the LOC136542186 gene encoding uncharacterized protein isoform X2, with translation MRSLCKVQAGLIFTEEEVEYRMRDVLANVESSLSNGPFSWGSPPKIVAWSAPLYDYKNLAAVSTSHDEFLKKKIPLATPLAAATLPALNLELDTGPLPTLEELKCFLKDIAPEDNWAPLKSMSAISILKKTISQRKIKSNATLSTSNGENIEDITMDSGSSRKRIINSMFASENSLEVRGGTDITLDALSAYLKYLEGTGNASWQELHDKVRLAETRYGASFYILFGPAIQLGVISRRKAYMETIQYEKDRNAGFLSPFGYSTPTVTAAVDAICSMEWYWLLASKSQVCVEGKYPIRIWRWKGYLVQYTFLGNEGPAVLLVHGFGAFLEHFRDNIDKIADMGHRVWAITLVGFGKSEKPNVNYSELFWSELLRDFIVDIVREPVHLLGNSIGGYICAIAAGLWPSLAKSLVLLNSAGSVVPSYSFVPLSEVRQPIFCILFLIMLSYLHVLLKAQAYRGFITELRINVLS, from the exons ATGAGGTCACTATGCAAG GTACAAGCAGGTCTCATTTTTACAGAAGAAGAAGTTGAATATAGAATGCGTGATGTTCTGGCGAATGTTGAATCATCTTTATCTAATGGGCCATTCTCATGGGGAAGCCCTCCCAAGATAGTGGCTTGGAGTGCCCCATTGTATGACTATAAG AATTTGGCAGCAGTATCGACATCACATGACgaatttttaaagaaaaaaatacCATTGGCCACACCTCTTGCTGCGGCAACTTTGCCTGCTCTAAATTTGGAGTTAGACACAG GTCCTCTACCCActctggaagaattaaaatgtTTCCTGAAAGACATAGCACCAGAGGATAATTGGGCTCCTCTCAAGAGCATGTCTGCAATATCTATTCTTAAAAAGACAATCAGTCAAAGGAAGATCAAAAGTAATGCTACATTAAGCACCAGCAATGGAGAAAACATAGAGGATATCACCATGGATTCTGGTTCATCAAGAAAGAGGATTATAAACTCAATGTTTGCATCAGAAAACTCACTGGAAGTTAGGGGTGGAACAGATATTACTTTGGATGCTTTGTCTGCTTACCTAAAATACCTGGAAGGCACAGGAAATGCTAGTTGGCAAGA GCTGCATGATAAAGTGCGCTTAGCTGAAACCAGATATGGTGCTTCATTCTACATCTTATTTGGTCCTGCAATTCAGCTTGGAGTCATATCTAGGAGGAAAGCTTACATGGAGACTATTCAATATGAAAAAGATCGCAATGCAGGTTTTCTATCACCATTTGGGTACTCAACACCTACAGTGACAGCAGCAGTTGATGCTATATGTTCGATGGAG TGGTATTGGCTCTTGGCATCAAAATCCCAAGTATGTGTCGAGGGGAAATATCCTATAAGAATTTGGAGATGGAAGGGTTATCTTGTACAG TACACCTTTCTTGGCAATGAAGGTCCAGCTGTTCTTCTTGTGCATGGTTTTGGAGCTTTCCTGGAGCATTTTCGTGACAATATAGACAAGATTGCTGATATGGGCCACCGAGTTTGGGCAATTACTCTTGTTGGCTTTGGTAAATCAGAGAAACCAAATGTCAACTATTCAGAACTTTTCTGGTCAGAACTACTGAGAGACTTTATTGTCGATATTGTGAGGGAGCCTGTTCATCTTCTTGGCAACTCTATTGGAG GTTATATCTGTGCTATTGCTGCTGGTTTATGGCCTTCTCTTGCAAAATCTCTGGTTCTTTTAAACTCAGCTGGTTCAGTTGTTCCAAGTTACTCCTTCGTCCCACTGAGTGAAGTAAGGCAACCGATCTTCTGTATCCTATTTTTAATTATGCTTTCTTATTTACATGTTTTACTGAAAGCTCAGGCATACCGTGGTTTTATTACAGAGCTAAGAATCAATGTTTTATCATAG